The following proteins are encoded in a genomic region of Chloracidobacterium sp.:
- a CDS encoding transcriptional repressor, producing MLSVIRESHDHLTANEVFSEAKAKLPTISFATVYNSLRFLKDTGHIAELQFGNGASRYDRTTVRHDHAICTGCGKLVDIDMKVSGEMIEAASRQCGFEPESLEFTLRGKCPECAHN from the coding sequence GTGCTAAGCGTCATCCGTGAATCTCATGACCACCTGACGGCGAATGAGGTTTTTTCGGAAGCAAAAGCTAAGTTGCCGACGATCTCTTTCGCGACCGTTTACAACAGTTTACGGTTCCTCAAAGACACCGGCCATATCGCCGAGCTGCAGTTCGGAAACGGCGCAAGCCGTTATGACCGTACGACCGTCAGACACGATCACGCTATCTGTACAGGTTGCGGAAAGCTCGTGGATATTGATATGAAAGTTTCGGGGGAAATGATCGAAGCCGCCAGTCGGCAATGCGGCTTCGAGCCGGAGTCTTTAGAATTCACACTTCGCGGCAAATGCCCCGAATGCGCGCATAACTAA